The Cryptomeria japonica chromosome 2, Sugi_1.0, whole genome shotgun sequence region AGGTGAATCTTTTGAGCACAACAAAGCTACTCGAATCAATTGAATCAGACAACTGCATGTAGCATATGTAAAGGGTTCATTGGACAACATCAAGCTATCATCAACCACCTCTGAAATCCTATCATGGAAAGCCATAATAACCCACGTGCGCAAGCTGAGTCCATCAACAAACATCTGGTGGGTCGGCCTTTTTCCTGTTAACATCTCCAATAACAAAATTCCATAGCTGTATACATCTCCCTTAGCTGAGATCCTTGCACCAACTCCATACTCTGCATCAAACCTATGTTAGTTTCCAGTTCCACCAATTAAAACAGTAATAGTGAAATTAAAACAGTATGGTAAGCCAAGAAAAAGAAATGTTTACCAGGGGCAATGTAGCCTAAAGCACCTTTCAGTGTTGTTGATGCTGGAAATGAATGCATAGAACTTTCAGTTAGTATATGGGCGTTTCCAAAATCAGCTATATGTGCTGTCATATAGAAGTCCAGAAGTACATTGTTGGGCTTCAAATCACAGTGAGCAATTTGAACTGAACAATCATGATGGAGATATGCCAAACCACAGGCAATGTCCTTGGCTATCTGTAATCGTGTCTGTAATTTCATTTTACCTACACCCCCGATATTACACTTGCGAGTATCACAATGCAAATGCTTTTCCAGGTTTCCATTAGGCATGAACTCAAAAACCAAACCTTTGAAGTCGAGATTAGAGCATGAGGTTAGGACTTTTATTATATTGCGGTGTTTGGCCTTACTGAGCATTTGACACTCAATGCTGAAACTTTTATGAGCTGCTTCATTCTCCAAATTGAGAGCCTTAACAGCTATCAATGTTCCATTATCCAAAACTCCTTTATATACAGAGCCAACGCTACCAACTCCTAACAAGTTGCTCTTGCCAAATCCATTAGTTTAAGTTCCTTATATGAGATTCGAGGATGTGGAAACTCTATTGACGGTTCGACATACCCCTTCAGAgagaaatatttgtacaatagcAAAACATATAAGCTGAACACGACTAGAGAGGGGATAGCATAAATCATGTATTTAAAAAATTTATGCAAGTGCCTGAGGCCACCAGTTGACCCTCCAGATGATCCTCCAGGTGGCCCTGCACTTGGACATCCTGGAAATGAAAAATTCCCTTGCCCACAGCCAGGGACTCCTTTGAATGGTGGCGCCGTGAGGTTTGTAAACGGTTCCTTTTTAGGAATTTCTCCTATCAAACAAATTGTATGAAACATTCAGAAAGTTCAGCACTGAAAGAAATATTATGAGCAATGACACTATACTGCCTTAAATATTAACAGCACAATTACGGAGCTGTAAATGCATTGTTAACAATTAAAAGCCACTGCACAAGAATGAGCAATCGGCATAGGCAGAGAAGAGAGGCTACATTAATTATGTATTAATTTGCTTATTGAAGCTGTTGAAATATATAATATTCTCTTATAATGCATGCTGCAGTTACAGAAAAAGAAAGTTTATCCTGTGCAGAAAAAAACTATAACAAATTAATAagcgaaaaaaaaaaaaagaaaagaaacatctCTGCGTAAAAACTACAGTTGCATAGTACCAGATAATTTGTTGTTGTAGGAGAGATCCACTATTTCGAGATATTGCAGTCTGGAAATTGAATGCGGAATTGGGCCTTCAAACATATTATGTGAGAGGTTGAGATATTCTAGATTAGTACAACTTCCAATAGCAGCTGGAATTTCACCAGATAACTGATTTTCGGATAGATCCATTCCTTGAACCATTACCATTTTAGCAATTTCAGCTGGCAGGCTTCCACGCAGTGAATTCCAAGACAGATTGAAGTAAAATTGTAAATTTTTAAGACCTGCAACTTCTGGTGGTATGTTTCCAGTGAGATTATTATGGGATAGGTCAACTAGTTCTAGTAACTGACAGTTGCCAAGACTGAGGGGTATCGTTCCATTAAATTTGTTGTTATCAAGATGAAGGTGCCTCAGCTGATTAAGGTTGCCAATAGTGGGAGGAATTTGTCCACTAAGTTGGTTGAACGAGAGAGAAAGTAGCCCTAGACTCCTACTAAAGTGACCAATCTCCCAGGGAATGGGCCCCTGTAATTTGTTTTGGCCTAGATACAATCTTTCCAAGTCCTCTAGCATTTTAAATTCAGACGGAATGGAGCCAGTTAATGCATTTCCAGTGAAGTTTATCATTATCAATTTGGTTAGATTGCCAATTTCTTGAGGTATTCTTCCTCTATAAGGTTTTGTTGTAAGGACAATACACAGAGTTGGGTAGACAGATTGCCAATGGAAGGGGACAAATCCTCTACGAGATGGTTAAACCCAAGTATAAAGTTTTCAGAGAAGAGCAATTAATAAGAGCTGTAAGAAAGGGCAAAGTCCTTGAGCTGGTGAGGAAGTTATCATACAGTAAAAGACGTTGGAGAGAGCTCAACTTACCCAATTGGTGAGGCACTCTGCCATTGAGATTGTTGAGACTGAGGTCAAGAAGTTTCagtttggaacaatttcctagagaTGTTGGTATTGGCCCACTAAGCTGATTCCCCCACAGATGCAGTTCTTTCAGATTGCTGAGCTTCTGGCCGAGATCTGGAATAACACCATGGAAAGAGTTATTGGACATAACTAACACCTCTAACGAGGAAAGATTCCCCAAAACAGGGGAAATATGACCCACCAAACCCGAATTCTCAAGATTTATTGTGGACACTCTCATTCATTTATTGCATGAAATGCCTGCCCAATTGCAGACGCTAGTGTTGGCATCCCAAGACGATAACACTTTGTTTGGGTCAGAAGTGAGGGAATTCTTGAAGGCAAGGAGAGCATGCTTATCATTAAAGGAACCATTTCCACTGTCATGTGCAGAGGAGCACAATTGAagatagaagagaagaaaataAGCATCCAATGGATTAATTTGCATGGCTAATTAGTTTGTGACTGAAAACCTTGTTAGAAAGAACAATCAACAACCACTTAAAAACCATGACTTTAGGACTCGTTGGATATTTGATGAAGCTTCTCTGAAGATTAGAGAAGTATTTTACTGTTTGGTCAAATACAAACTTCTCTACCTAAACCTCTGTTGCCAGAAACGGGACGGCACCCTGCCGTTTCCCGTTTCAACGGAGGAAACCGGTTTCAACGCGGAGGAAACCGGTTTCAACGCGGAGAAACGGGTTTCTTGGTGGTGCCagcatatgaaaaaaaaaaaatttaactttttttaaatagatttttgAACTTTCTGTTTTAATATTTGACTACATGTTTCTCATGTTTCTGCACAGcacatattttttgattttttcaatttttttctaaaattaacaCGGGAGATTATAAAGAAGATTTTCTTACATATTATTTTAGTTTAGAAATTTactatattatttttgttttttctaaatCAAGTTAGAAAGTAATTTTCAGATTTACTAGTTTTTTTTAAACAATCAAAAACACTTGTTAatgatatattttgatattttaattatataattgcAAACATTATGatatatgtatttttgttttctaaCTAAAATTCATTTTAAATTATATAGAAATGATCTATAATATTCTTGATCTTTattttgattatgttttgtattttacttacaaaaatatatatatatatacgtttcTAGTCACATTGCCGCTTCTATTTCGCTTCTATTTCCTTTCTCGTTTAAACGCGTCTTATTTTCTCTGACTGACTTGACTTACTGATAAATGGATAGGTAAAGATTTAATGAATTCCTTGtacatgaaaatatccactcaaaCTTTACTAACATGTCTTAGAAAACACTGTAAGAACCGCTGCAAGAATCTGAGGGACCAACGGAGCTATGGCAGATAAATTCATAAGGCTAGTTAGTTGTGAGGGGTCACTGTGCTGTTGAATGAGTAATTTTACTGTTTTCAGCCGTTGCATCCTGCTCGGCTTGGTGTTTTTTCCCTATTCTGTGTTGGGGTAGGCCCACCCATTCTTTTCTTATGGTCGTTCTTCACTGTTCGCTATGCGAGTTATTTACATCTCTAAGGAAGGTCGGAGGGCGAGGGTTCGAATTCTCCCAAGCATGCATGCATCTCCCACATGTTGCCTATAGTAAATTGAGCGCCCTGAATCATGCTCAATATTCTGCGTGCTTTAATTTATGCTCTACATTTTGCGTCTCTGAATGTGCCCTAGCAACATTTTGTCTTTATTTCCCTGCACAACACATccatttcatggattttttcatCCATTTCATTGCAAAATGTATCTGTCTCCTGGTATTTTGTTTCCGTCTCCTGCAAAGCTCGTCCTATCTTCGCGATTTGGATGAGatttcttcacaaaatgcattgcaGAGGATTGTTTATTTACGATTTGCGAGTCTTCAGGGACTGTGAATACCTTACATGTCTCCCTGTGTGCTGCAATAAACCCTTTCTTCTATCTTCACAGACTTCGAAATTTGATGAGTTTTATGGGAGGCAATTTAAGAGTCattattaggggaagagcaccaatagataacatagttctaaTAACTATCAATGTCTTGTCATGTTGACTCTCTAATAGTCGTCATAGTGAAAacatcattaataaatttgttttgtatcaataaccaatcattttttgtaatttttttcaataattggtccatttgtgcaccactattgggacatttgttactaacgtgcatcgttactactcagaagccaaatcaatagctataagcagttaagtcacatacaaagacaactacaaaacaaaatcaaaatccGATCTactgtttaggatctgtgggtgcgcgaagttagctatgacggctactggtaCTCTTCCCCTATGGAACAACGCAAATTCGAAGGATATTTAAGTTTAAAGATTTATTACcggttatt contains the following coding sequences:
- the LOC131054747 gene encoding putative receptor-like protein kinase At3g47110, which gives rise to MLSKAKHRNIIKVLTSCSNLDFKGLVFEFMPNGNLEKHLHCDTRKCNIGGVGKMKLQTRLQIAKDIACGLAYLHHDCSVQIAHCDLKPNNVLLDFYMTAHIADFGNAHILTESSMHSFPASTTLKGALGYIAPEYGVGARISAKGDVYSYGILLLEMLTGKRPTHQMFVDGLSLRTWVIMAFHDRISEVVDDSLMLSNEPFTYATCSCLIQLIRVALLCSKDSPKDRPSMAEVVELLESIEDMFEGRTMESIYQHDLYQMVNSKRWARDLAVQDQSTSTLQSTS